GATCCTCAACATCATCAGTGGGGGCAGGACTAATCAGCAAACAACCAGGCCTGGTTGTTTGCTGATGCTTGTTGTTCTTTAGCTTTTTTTAGAGTGGGTCGTTTAAAATTAAATGCCCCACGAATTTGCCCGACCTGATAACCGGTCGCTTTGTCGTCTGGCTAGGCCTAGCGAGGCGATAACTAGGCTGAGTTTTTTCATGTCACTATGCTCTTTAATGGGTTTACTATTGGTTTTAAAGCGCTAAATACCCTATTCAATCCTAATAGTTTTATAAAAATCTGTCAAAATAAACGCAATTTAAACTTATATAAAAAAGAGTCTGCAGGTTAGCTATGTCGATAAGACCCCTGATGTTAAAAGTTTTACTGCCATTAAGCATTGTCGTTTTGGCGATAGCTGGCTTTCAGTATTTAAAAAAAACCAAGCCGCAAGCGCCTCCCGTTGAAATTCATGAGCGAGCTTGGTCAGTAGAGGTGATGACCCTGACCCCTGATGATTGGTTTCCAGAGGTGGTGCTGTATGGTACGGTCGAAACGCATCAGCGGGTGGCCTACCTAGCACCCCTGGCAGCTGAGTTGTCAGAGCTGCCTTTAAAAGCGGGACAGGCGTTTAAGCAGGGTGATGTTTTATATGGCTTTAATGCCGATGAGATTGCGCTTTATTTGACGAGTGCACAGGCAGAATTGGATGAATCTAAGGCCTTGTTGCATGCTGAAAAACAGTTGCAATTGACCGAGCGTGATCGGCTTGACAGGGAGAGGGCTTTGCTGGGGTTGAGGCAAGCGGAGTTTAATCGCAATCGTGAGTTACAGCAGCGTAGCTTGGCATCTGAATCCCATGTTGATCAGGCGCGTGAAGCGCTGTTGCGCCAAGAGTTAGTGGTCGTTAATAGTCAGTTGGTGGTTGATCAGCAGCAGGCTAAGTTAGCTCAGTTACAGGCACGTTTAGCCAGGGCTCAGGTTAACTTTGACCGTGCGCTGTTAACTAATCAGCGCGCACGCTTAATTGCCCCTTTTGATGGACGTGTTGTGGCTGTTCATGCCTCTAAGGGTGAAAACTTGGCTGCGAATAGTCGAATTTTGGAGGTGTACCCGTTAAAAAGTCTTGAATTAAGAGCCAAGCTTCCGGTCATTTATCGTGAAAAAATTGAACAGGCTCTTGTCTTGGAGCAGCCCGTGTTCGCGTATCTCAATCAGTTTGGTGAGTCTTTTGCCTTGCCACTGCATCGCTTGGCTGGCGAAACCGCTGCTTCAGGTATTGATGCGTTTTTTACACTTGATGAGGCGTTAACCGCCAGGCCTGGTGATTTGTGGTCAGTTAGGCTTCAGCTGCCACGTATCGAACAGGTCTTTGCGGTGCCCTATAGTGCGGTTTATGCAAATAAGCAGGTGTATTTGGTTGAGGATGAGAGGCTGGTTAGACGTTCGATTGAGTTGCTGGGCGAAACGGAGCATCAAGGGCGTAAGTGGGCTTTAATTCAGGGTGATTTGAGTTCGGGCGACCAGCTCAGCGTAACGCGATTACCTAATGCCATTTCTGGGCTGCGGGTTGCTTGTGTTGTGCCTGAGCAAGGTCGGAGCGAGCCATGAGTGAATTGAGTTTTAAAACACAGGGTGTGATTGGTGTGTTTACGCGTCACAAGGTGGCGGCCAATTTGGTTATGATTTTGATGATCTTGTTGGGTGTTGTGGCGTTGTTTAAATTGAATGTGCAGTTTTTTCCGAGTTTTAATTTGGATTATGCGCAGGTTAGGGTTATTTGGCCGGGCGCGAATTCGCAAGATGTTGAAAGCAGTGTCACGGACCCAGTAGAGCGGGTATTACGCAATATTGAAAACCTGGATGAAATGACATCAACGTCCTCCTTGGGCGTTTCGGTGGTGACGTTAAAGTTTGTCGAAGGCACCAATATGATTGAGGCCATTGATCAAGTCAGGCAGCGGGTTGCGGAGTTGCGTAATTTGCCACAGGATATTCAGAGTTTAACGGTAGAGCGCATTACACGTTACGAACCAGTTGCTAAAGTATTGGTATTGGGGCAAGAGGGTGAGGAGGAGCAGTTACGCACATGGGTCAGGGATTTTGAGCGTGATTTGTTAAATCGTGGTATCGATAAGGTTGATTTTCGTGGTCGTCCAGCCGAAGAGATGGCCATAGAGTTAGATTTAAAACAGATTGCGCAGCATGGAATGGGATTCGATCAGGTGGCGAACCAGGTGGCTAATTTAAGCCGAGATTTGCCGGCGGGCCGTATGGGCGATAGGGACAGTGCGCGTGATATTCGCGCAATTG
The nucleotide sequence above comes from Thiomicrospira sp. R3. Encoded proteins:
- a CDS encoding HlyD family efflux transporter periplasmic adaptor subunit produces the protein MLKVLLPLSIVVLAIAGFQYLKKTKPQAPPVEIHERAWSVEVMTLTPDDWFPEVVLYGTVETHQRVAYLAPLAAELSELPLKAGQAFKQGDVLYGFNADEIALYLTSAQAELDESKALLHAEKQLQLTERDRLDRERALLGLRQAEFNRNRELQQRSLASESHVDQAREALLRQELVVVNSQLVVDQQQAKLAQLQARLARAQVNFDRALLTNQRARLIAPFDGRVVAVHASKGENLAANSRILEVYPLKSLELRAKLPVIYREKIEQALVLEQPVFAYLNQFGESFALPLHRLAGETAASGIDAFFTLDEALTARPGDLWSVRLQLPRIEQVFAVPYSAVYANKQVYLVEDERLVRRSIELLGETEHQGRKWALIQGDLSSGDQLSVTRLPNAISGLRVACVVPEQGRSEP